The region CACCAACTTTCTCGATCTGCGTACGCAGATTCTGCTCGAACATTTTTTGAGAGGTTACAACGAAGCCTGTCTGATTGTTTCCCATGATCGCGCCTTTCTGGGTGCCACCTGTACTCAGACTCTGGCACTCGCCCGCGGCAAGTTGACGATGTTCCCCGGCAAGATCGATGCCTATCTCGATTACGAGCGGGAACAGCGCGAGATCATAGAGCGCTCGAATGCCTCTGTCCTTGCCAAGCGTAAACATCTCGAAGAGTTTATCGCTAAGAACAAAGCCCGCGCGAGTACAGCCACCCAGGCTCGTTCAAAAACCAAACAGCTCGAACGTCTTGAATTGCAGGATGTTGAAGCCGACGAGGCCACTGCTTGTATTCGCGCACCCATGATCGAACCTCGGCAAGGCCCGGCTGTCCGCTGCAAAGAAATGGCGATTGGCTACGCCGAAAGAAAAATTGCCGAGGATATCACCCTCGAAATCGATCACGGCTCGCGTGCTGCCATTGTGGGTGACAATGGTCAGGGGAAAACCACCTTTTTGCGAACGATTGTCAATTCGCTCAAGCCACTGGCTGGCGAACTCCGCTGGGGACACGGCTGCCAGGTCGGTGTCTATGCGCAACACGTCTATTCCACTTTACCACCAGAAAAGACTGTCATTCAGTATCTGGAAGAAACCGCAGCGCCTCTCACACGTACGCAAACAGTTCTGGATATTGCCGGCGCGTTTCTGTTCCGTGGTGCCCATGTCGAAAAGAAAATCAGTGTGCTTTCGGGTGGTGAGCGCGCGCGGCTCTGTCTCGCGGGCATGCTGCTCAGTCAATACAACGTCATGGTGCTTGACGAACCGGGTAACCACCTCGATGTGGAGACCGTGGAAGCCTTGGCAGATGCTTTGGTGAACTACAAAGGGACCGTGATTTTCACCACACACGACCGCCACTTCATGAAGCGTGTCGCCACCTGTGTGATCGAAGTCAAAGATGGTCGAGTCACCAATTACAATGGCGATTACGACGCTTATGTTTACGCCGTCAATAAAGAAATCGACGACGGAGAGCGTGAGGCCAATGCCGGAAAAATGGCCAAAGCACCAGCGGCAGTCCTCGCCCCGAAAGCCGTGAAACCCAAAGGTAAAGACGACCGCGCCCTGCGAAAAGAACTTCAGACCTGCGAGCGAAACATTGCCAAACTCGATGAGCAGAAGAAATCACTCACTCAATCACTCTCAAACGAAGCTGACGCCAAAAAGGCCTTAGAGCTCCACAATCAGCTCGAAGACATCACCAGCCAGTTGACTCAGGCTGAAGAACGCTGGTGTGAGATTCAGGAAGAGCTGGGCGAAGGCTGGTAGGCCGATCAATTCTGTCCTTCATCCGCAGTCGCTGGTAAAGCCTTGCTGATCAGCACGATACCGAGAATTGCCGAGACGGTTGAACCCATCAACGTCCCCAGCTTCCCTGCGGATATAAGACTTTCTGGAAGTGCGAGCGATCCCAGGAATAGTGACATCGTAAAGCCAATCCCCGCGAGACATGCCCCACCCAGATACAGCTTCCAGTTCACACCGTCGGGGAGTTTGGCCAGACCAACCAGTACTGCCAGAAACGACAGCCCGAAAATCCCGACGGGTTTTCCAACAGCTAACCCCAAAGCCACACAAAGAGAAACCGGTTCAAAAGCTTTACTGAAATCCAAAGGGACACCGGCATTCGCCAGGGCAAACAGGGGCATGATCAGAAATGCCACCCACGGGTGGAGCGCATGCTCAAGTCGATACAGTGGTGCAATGCTTTCTCGCGTGGCGAATTCGGCTTCTGCCAGATCATCGTGCATGGTTTTATGCAGGGGAATTGGCTTTCCAGGTTTCGGGGATTCCTGATCAGAATCGGACTGAAACTTTTTCAATTCATCCGTCAGTCGCTTCAGAACAGCAGTCAACGTCTCATACGGCACCCAGGCTTTTGACGGGGTCATCAGACCGAGGATCACACCGGCAATCGTGGGATGGACGCCCGATTTCAACACCGCCAGCCACGTCACACCACCCACAACGACATACAGCCAGACATTCCGCACGCCGACTCGATTCATCAGGAAAGTAAGTGTGATCCCCACGGCGGCGACAAACAGTCCCACGAGGGCCAGTTTTTCGGTGAAGAGGACAGCAATCAATATGACGGCCCCCAGGTCGTCCACAATGGCCAGCGAGAGCAGCAGAATTTTCAGACCAATGGGGACTCGATTTCCAAAGAGCGAGAGCATGCCGACCACAAAGGCGATATCAGTCGCCATCGGAATGGTCCAGCCCTTCATTGCTTCTGGCGGAACGCGAAAAACCTGACTAGCTCCCAGAAAGACGAGGGCAGGGACGATCATCCCGCCAATCGCTGCAATAATCGGGAGTGCTGCCTTGCGAAGATCACTCAACTCTCCTGAAACGATCTCCCGCTTGATCTCTAAACCGACAACGAAAAAGAAGATCGTCATCAGGCCATCATTGATGACATGGAGAAAATCCTTCTTCAGAACAAAATCACCAAAGCCAATGAAACAGGATGTTTCCCAGATATGCAGAAATTGCTCACTCCAGGGAGAATTGGCTGCAATCAGCGCGAAGGCCGTAGCGGCTACCAGGAGCAGGCCACTTGTCGCCTGGAGCTTCAAGAATCGTCTGACGGGCGATAACCAGCCCGCAATCTGGCTGGCAGGTAACAAACGATCTGCCGCTTGCTCGGACACAGGACGATCACCTGGGTTTGCCATCGATGAAGGATTCCTTGAGTCGGAAGTGAAGACATACGCCGAAGGTCAACTCGTCTCACCAGGTTGAGTATCAATTCTCAACATGGTGATGCGAGAGGTACCACAGCGGCGCCTCGGAGAAAACCTCAACCACCCGCGAAAAGACCTCGCATGCAAAGATCCGCAGCTATCAATCCCTGATGGCCACACAACTGACGACCTAAATTGACCCGCCGCGTTTGGCCTCAAGTTCTTCCCAGCGGGCGTAAGCGGTCTGTAGTTCTTGATGCAGTCGATTTAACCTCTCCGTGACAGTCGCCACATCCTGAGGAGACTGCTTGAAGAACTCAGGTTGCCCCATGCGGGTTTCGAGATTTGCCTGCTCCAACTCGAGCGATTCAATCCTGGCAGGAAGCTCAATCAGTTCTTTGTCTTCCTTAAAGCTCAGAGATTTTCCCTTTTTGGCTGCCGGTTGATTGGCGACAGGTGCTGCCTGAGCCACAACAGGTGTGTTCTGCCGAACAGACTTCTGGGCCAGCCAGTCATCATACCCGCCGACATACTCATTGACGGAACCCTCGCCCTCAAAGACGAGAGTCTGCGTGACCACATTGTTGATGAACTGCCGGTCATGACTGACAAGCAGCACTGTTCCGGGATACTCGACCAGCAAGTCTTCCAGCAATTCGAGAGTTTCGGCATCGAGATCGTTGGTCGGTTCGTCGAGAACCAGCAGGTTCGATGGCTTCGAGAACAATCGGGCTAACAATAAACGATTGCGCTCACCTCCCGAGAGATACTTCACCAGCGTCCTGGATCTTTCCGGGGAGAAGAGAAAATCCTCCAGGTACCCAATGACATGTCTCCGGCGGCCATTGATCTCAATCATGTCCGCCCCGGGCGACACATTCTCCTGCACAGAAAGATCATCATTGAGCTGTGCCCTCAACTGGTCGAAATAAGCAATCTCCAACCGGGTACCCAGTTTGATTTTGCCTGATTGAGGTGTGAGTTCACCCAATAGAATTCGCAAAAGTGTCGTCTTGCCACAACCATTGGGCCCGAGAATCCCAATCTTGTCGCCACGGGTGATGAGTGTTGACACATCTCTCAGTATGGTTCGCCCGCCAACTTCGTAATTCACCTTTTCAGCTAAGGCCACCACAGTGCCGGATCGCTCAGCCTCCTGGTGAAGCTCAACTTTGACATTGCCCACTTTGGCCCGGCGGGCCGCCCGCTCTTTGCGCATCTCCATCAGTGCCTTGACGCGCCCTTGATTCCTGACGTTACGAGCTTTGACACCTTTACGAATCCAGACCTCTTCTTGAGCCAATTTCTTGTCGAAAAGAGCTTGTTCATGTTCCTCGGCAGCCAGGGCGGCTTCTTTTCGCTGCAGAAATGTCTGATAATCACATGTCCAGTCGAACAGACGGGCGCGGTCAATCTCGATGATCCTCGTAGCCAGTCGCTGCAGAAACATGCGGTCGTGTGTCACGAAGATCAACGTTCCTGAGAATCGGAGCAGAAATTCTTCGAGCCAGCGAATCGCTTCAATATCCAGGTGGTTGGTGGGTTCATCGAGCAGGAGCACATCGGGTTCGATCACCAGCGATTTAGCCAGCAGTACCCGGCGTTTCATCCCCGAAGAAAGGCTGTCAAAGAGCCGATCATGCGGTAGTTCCATTCGTTCGATAATCTGCTCGACCTGATGCTCCCATTCCCAGGCATAGGCAGGATCGAGCGTGGCAGATAACTCTTCCATGCGCCTGATTTCATCGGCTGTTCGCGGATTTGCCCCAGTATTCTGGCTCAATTGATTCTGGCTCAATTGGTGCAACCAGTACTGAGCCGCGACAGCTTCCCCATGAGAGCCTAAGCCACGGGCCACTTCATCAAAGACTGTCCCCACCACGCCTCGCGGAACATCCTGAATCTGCCGGGCGAGTTTGATACCTGATTGAACCTCAACGAGGCCCGTATCGGGCTTCAACTCACTGAGCATCAACTTCATCAGGGTCGATTTACCGGTACCATTTCGACCCACCAGACAGACTCGTTCGCCCAGCTCCACCTGAACTGTCGCGTTCTCAATCAGTGGCTTTCCACCATAACTGAAACTCAGCTCTTTCAATCCCAAAACAGCCATCCGGCAAATGCCTTTCAAGTGCGATTGAATTTCAATAACGCCTGTTTGCTTCCTGAGAAGCTAACAGGTAGGAGGGAAAATCACATTCTC is a window of Planctopirus limnophila DSM 3776 DNA encoding:
- a CDS encoding ATP-binding cassette domain-containing protein translates to MAVLGLKELSFSYGGKPLIENATVQVELGERVCLVGRNGTGKSTLMKLMLSELKPDTGLVEVQSGIKLARQIQDVPRGVVGTVFDEVARGLGSHGEAVAAQYWLHQLSQNQLSQNTGANPRTADEIRRMEELSATLDPAYAWEWEHQVEQIIERMELPHDRLFDSLSSGMKRRVLLAKSLVIEPDVLLLDEPTNHLDIEAIRWLEEFLLRFSGTLIFVTHDRMFLQRLATRIIEIDRARLFDWTCDYQTFLQRKEAALAAEEHEQALFDKKLAQEEVWIRKGVKARNVRNQGRVKALMEMRKERAARRAKVGNVKVELHQEAERSGTVVALAEKVNYEVGGRTILRDVSTLITRGDKIGILGPNGCGKTTLLRILLGELTPQSGKIKLGTRLEIAYFDQLRAQLNDDLSVQENVSPGADMIEINGRRRHVIGYLEDFLFSPERSRTLVKYLSGGERNRLLLARLFSKPSNLLVLDEPTNDLDAETLELLEDLLVEYPGTVLLVSHDRQFINNVVTQTLVFEGEGSVNEYVGGYDDWLAQKSVRQNTPVVAQAAPVANQPAAKKGKSLSFKEDKELIELPARIESLELEQANLETRMGQPEFFKQSPQDVATVTERLNRLHQELQTAYARWEELEAKRGGSI
- a CDS encoding ABC-F family ATP-binding cassette domain-containing protein, which produces MALLQIRDACKSYGSQILLDHAEATISEDVKVGFVGRNGAGKSTLLRVLLGEEELDSGTVSRHPNLRLGYLRQHDDFRPNESALEFLMRDSGQPDWKCGEVAGQFELKGSYLDGPISKLSGGWQTRVKLAALLLHEPNLLLLDEPTNFLDLRTQILLEHFLRGYNEACLIVSHDRAFLGATCTQTLALARGKLTMFPGKIDAYLDYEREQREIIERSNASVLAKRKHLEEFIAKNKARASTATQARSKTKQLERLELQDVEADEATACIRAPMIEPRQGPAVRCKEMAIGYAERKIAEDITLEIDHGSRAAIVGDNGQGKTTFLRTIVNSLKPLAGELRWGHGCQVGVYAQHVYSTLPPEKTVIQYLEETAAPLTRTQTVLDIAGAFLFRGAHVEKKISVLSGGERARLCLAGMLLSQYNVMVLDEPGNHLDVETVEALADALVNYKGTVIFTTHDRHFMKRVATCVIEVKDGRVTNYNGDYDAYVYAVNKEIDDGEREANAGKMAKAPAAVLAPKAVKPKGKDDRALRKELQTCERNIAKLDEQKKSLTQSLSNEADAKKALELHNQLEDITSQLTQAEERWCEIQEELGEGW
- the nhaA gene encoding Na+/H+ antiporter NhaA, which produces MANPGDRPVSEQAADRLLPASQIAGWLSPVRRFLKLQATSGLLLVAATAFALIAANSPWSEQFLHIWETSCFIGFGDFVLKKDFLHVINDGLMTIFFFVVGLEIKREIVSGELSDLRKAALPIIAAIGGMIVPALVFLGASQVFRVPPEAMKGWTIPMATDIAFVVGMLSLFGNRVPIGLKILLLSLAIVDDLGAVILIAVLFTEKLALVGLFVAAVGITLTFLMNRVGVRNVWLYVVVGGVTWLAVLKSGVHPTIAGVILGLMTPSKAWVPYETLTAVLKRLTDELKKFQSDSDQESPKPGKPIPLHKTMHDDLAEAEFATRESIAPLYRLEHALHPWVAFLIMPLFALANAGVPLDFSKAFEPVSLCVALGLAVGKPVGIFGLSFLAVLVGLAKLPDGVNWKLYLGGACLAGIGFTMSLFLGSLALPESLISAGKLGTLMGSTVSAILGIVLISKALPATADEGQN